The nucleotide sequence GCGGCCGCTTCGATTGCGTCGTCGTCACGGGAGTTGATCGTTTCGTGTGCCCCAAGTTTCTTGGCCTCGTCCATCTTCGGACCGCTGGAGGTGAACGCGGTCACGTGGCATCCCCAAGCGTTGGCGAACATCAATGCCATGTGTCCAAGGCCGCCGATGCCGATGACACCGACACGTGCGGTCGGCGAAAGTCGCTTGGTCAGCATCGGGTTGAACACCGTCACACCGCCACACAGCATTGGGCCGACTTCCGCGGCGTCCAAACCGTCGGGGATCTTGGTGACCGCCGCCGCTTGGGCTCGGACCCGATCGGCAAATCCGCCATGGTGTCCGACGATGGTGCCCACGGCGTTCGCGCATCGGTTGTGGTGTCCCTGCATGCATTGATCGCAAGTCATGCAGTACTGCGAATGCCAGCCCAGACCCACACGATCGCCGGGACTGACATACGTCACCGATTCGCCAACGGCGTCGATCGTTCCGGTCACCTCATGGCCGGGAACCAGTGGATAGGCACTGATGCCCCAGTCGTTGTCCAGCATGCTGACGTCGCTGTGACAGATGCCGCATGATTCAACTTTGATATCGACTTGGTCGGGTTCAAGGTCACCCAACTCGTATTCAAACGGTTCCAATTCTCCTTTGGCCTCGGTCGCGGCATAGGCATGAACAGTTGGCATTGTTGAAGGTCTCTTTTGTTTGGGTGGTGTTGCTGTTGGCGTTTGTCGTGTTTCAGTCATGTTAGAATTACCGTCAATCGCTGGAGCCCGCCCGTGTCACGTTGATTCAACGTTGGGGTGTCGTCGCCTGGCTCATCGGTCCGTTGTGCAAACGGTCACAGTTCCGCGTTATCTGGCGTTGGATGACGGGGCGGCGACCCATTTGGTTGGCCACCCGCCATGAAATGGTCGCAATGCGATCAACGTTTTCATCCTCCGTTGTTCACCGGATCAATGAAAAAATTCTCAACGAAATGGACGGTTTGGTTTTGCGGATGGGTTTTCCCGCTTGGGCTGTTGCACATCTCGGGGATGCAATCCGCTTCGGCCGGCGACCAACCACGGCCTAACATCGTGCTGATCATGGCCGATGATATGGGGTTTTCGGATATCGGTTGTTACGGCGGTGAAATACAGACGCCGAACATCGATCGCTTGGCCGCTGGCGGAATCCGTTTCACACAGTTCTATAACACCGGACGTTGTTGTCCGACACGAGCGTCACTGTTGACCGGGCTGTATCCGCATGAAGCGGGACTGGGGCACATGGTCTATCGTGATCGCGGC is from Crateriforma conspicua and encodes:
- the ahr gene encoding NADPH-dependent aldehyde reductase Ahr; this translates as MPTVHAYAATEAKGELEPFEYELGDLEPDQVDIKVESCGICHSDVSMLDNDWGISAYPLVPGHEVTGTIDAVGESVTYVSPGDRVGLGWHSQYCMTCDQCMQGHHNRCANAVGTIVGHHGGFADRVRAQAAAVTKIPDGLDAAEVGPMLCGGVTVFNPMLTKRLSPTARVGVIGIGGLGHMALMFANAWGCHVTAFTSSGPKMDEAKKLGAHETINSRDDDAIEAAAGQFDMLLSTVNVNLNWSLFLKTLRPDGRLHFLGAVTDPVELDLMPMIFGDLSAGASPVGSPATIRTMLDFAQRHQITPVTEHFPMSKVNDAMEHLREGNARYRIVLDRD